GCGATGATTTTGTAGAAATAACGGCAGCTTCCAAAGTAGGTAAGCATTTCAATATTTCGGTTAGGGGTAATTATATATTTAATAAAGGATATGAAGTGCTGTTAAAGGATAAAAAGGGTAATATTATACACACGGGAAATTGGAGCATAGGCAGAGGGTCAGAGCTTTGGCAGGGAGATTATTATTTCGAGGTGGATGGTGAGGAGGAAAAATATTCTCTTCTAATTGGAGACTTGGAAATCCCTTTTACCTTGGAAAAAACAACTGAGGTTGAAGACTTTTTACAGCTTGGCAACCATGCAAGTGATAAGGGAATCGACATAGTGGCTGTCAAAAAACCAATGGAAGATAAGCTGATGATTAGCTTGTTGAATCAATCAGAGGAAAAAACAGTTGAAGAATATTCTTTTGATAAAAGCTTGTTGGAAAGCGTATGGCTTTCAGAACCCAATATAGAGGGAAGCATGTACCTTATTGACAGCATGGGGAACAAAACATATCCAACTCTGCCGTCATCCTATGGTGGCTTAATGTCAGATTTCTATTTTGATACAGCAGATAAGGAAGGATTGAAGCTTGTATTGCCATATGTAAAGGTAAAATACCCAGGCTTAAAAACAAAAAAGGTAAGAATCACTACGCCTCAGGATGGAGAGAAACAAAGTATAGATAAGGCATTAGCCATGGGAGAATTTGAGATAAATGTAGTTGACGTAAGACGTGATGGAAATGAACTATTAATCAATTTAAAAAGCACCTCACCAGAGGATGAATTATTGGACAGTGTGCGTGTGAGAGGGAGTTCAGGTTACGGTATGAGTCAAAACAAGGATACAGGCTATATTGAACTTTCAATAGATGCAGATGATGCAGGCAAAAGATTTTCAATATACTTTGAATCACCAACATCGGTGCTTCTGGGAGATTGGAATATAGAATTAGATTAATATTTGAACAAAGTATAAGATAATTAAGTACCAAGATAATGAAGCCATTGACGATGGAACTGGAGCTTAATATAACAGATAACGGAAATACTATAAACGGAAGCCAAAGGCTTGGAATTGAAAATTTTTTAGAAGATCAAAGCATAGCAATGTATCTTGATATTGAACTTAAATTAAAGAATATTACTAACAATACGGAAACTTTACTTGTAAACACACAAAATCCTGTGAAAATTAAAATTGAAATTCCAAGCAATATGCGTAGAGGAAGAGATTACAAAATAATTCGATTGCACAAAGGTGTTATCGAAATATTAGATACTGTATTGGAAGGTAATTATCTGGTATTTGAGACAGATAGATTTAGTCAATATGCATTATCATATAAAACTTATAATGAAAAAGATGAATCAGATAAAAGTACGAAAGCGCTAGAAAATCATATAGCATATATAAAGGGCTATGAGGATGAAACCTTCAGACCTGAAAATAATATTACCCGAGCAGAGGCAGCCGAAAGCTCAACTAAGTAGTTGTCCAACATGTCCATTCTTCACCGAATGTAGTTTTTCACATGGTGAATCAAGAATCAATGCAAGTGCTTTCTATCCGGCATTTTTCCAAAATCGCCAAAGATATGAAACGCCGCAATACAAGGCAATGGAGAGACCTGCAAAATACGGTTGCTTTTCTGTTTTTAAGCACATTCCCAGTAGTTTTTAGAAAAAAGGGTTGCTATATAAAATTTTCACTCACCTAAAACTGTATTTGTCAACACGTCCAATTTGTTACACTCCCGATTATCTTTTAAAAAGATTTTTTAAATACTTACAGGCTCTACTTAAAACCTCCACTATTTAAAAACTGAGATAGATTTATTGCTTCTTCTCGATTATTGCACGGAGCAACAACTCGCTCAGAAGAACTACTATTTTCTAAAAGAGGGATAAAAGTAATCTTTGATATTTTACCATCAACATAAATTGACCAATAAACTGTATCTCCAAGATGCTCAAACATACCTTCACTGTCATAGAACTTCCATACACTATTTACAGAATGCGCATCTAAAGTCAGCCTGAACGTTCGCGTCACTTTATCAAATTGAATAGGTTGTTCGATTCTAAAAAGACTAGAATTTATAGAAATATCACCAATAAACGTTTTTGGTTTAAGTAGCATATTTTTCGTTACAATACAATCAATGCTTACTGAAACTTTCTCTGATACCTCGGGAATATCCTTATCAATATATAACCCTTCATATACCCTTTCTATTTCTATTGGTCGGTACATAAAGTATAGTAAAATGATTACTATAAGTATAGCTATTGAGAAAAACGTCTTATTTTTCATAATTTACCCTCAAATAATATTTTACT
Above is a window of Sedimentibacter sp. MB35-C1 DNA encoding:
- a CDS encoding S-layer homology domain-containing protein — translated: MKPLTMELELNITDNGNTINGSQRLGIENFLEDQSIAMYLDIELKLKNITNNTETLLVNTQNPVKIKIEIPSNMRRGRDYKIIRLHKGVIEILDTVLEGNYLVFETDRFSQYALSYKTYNEKDESDKSTKALENHIAYIKGYEDETFRPENNITRAEAAESSTK